Genomic DNA from Filimonas effusa:
GATCACTGCGCTGAGAAAATATAATAATGATCTTAGTACAACGAATGAGGTGGTTGGACAAACTGCTTATACGCAAACCATGTCTTTCAGGTCACAATTCAATTATGATCGTACCTTTTCCGGAAATCACCAGGTAACTGCCGCATTACTGGGATGGTGGTATATGACGCAATTTTCAAGCGATGCAGATAATAACGGGGGAAGTACCTATCACCCGATCAGGAATTCAAATCTTGGATTTCAGGCTGGTTATAATTATAAAAAGCGGTATTATCTCGATTTTTCCAGTGCGTTTATACATTCCGCAAAACTGCCTCCCGGCAAGCGTAACGCATTGTCTCCTACCGTTACTGCAGGATGGCGTATCAGCGATGAGGCATTCTTCAAAAACAATGTATCGTTCATAGATAACCTGAAACTGAACGCTTCTTATGCGTCTGTTAAACAGGATCTGGATATTACAGGATTCAGGCTCGACGGTACTACCCCAACCGATTACTATTTGTACGATAGTTACTATGGAATTAATGGTTTCCTCGGTGGCTGGTATCCCTGGCGTGATGGCGTTTCCGGTGGTTTTACGGCCATGTCGGCGCAAGGTGCCAATCCCAATTTAACCTTTGTTACCCGTAAAGAATTCAGGACAGGTTTCGACGCCTCCTTATTTAAAGGGCTGATTTCTTTAGAACTTAATTACTTTGTTCAGGATACCAAAGGCCTTCTAGCCAGGGGTACTACTATCTATCCTGCTTTCTTTAATGGCTCAGGTGATTTTAGGCCTTGGCTTAACTTTAATAACGACAGACGTTCAGGTGCCGATTTTTCTGTGAATTTGAATAAAAAAGCTGGAGAATTCCAATATTCAGTAGGTGTTTCGGGTATGTTCTTCTCTTCCAAAGCTACCCGCAGGGATGAAATATATCTTAATTCCTACCAAAACCGCGCGGGTAAAAGCCTGGATGCCTATTGGGGATATGTTGCGGAAGGTTTATTCCAGAACCAAACTGAAATTGACAATCATGCCAGGCAAACTTTTGGTGGCATAGTTAAACCAGGTGATATCAAATATAAAGATGTAAACAACGATGGTATTGTTGATAACAGGGACCAGGTCGATCTGGGACGCAATGGATGGGCGGCATCTCCGTTTACCTATGGCATAAACCTGACAATGAAATGGAAAAATCTAACGCTTTTTGCTTTAGCCAATGGACAAACAGGAGCTATTGGATTTAAAAATACCTCTTACTTCTGGGTAAGGGGAACCAGTAAGTTCTCTGATGTAGTAAATGGCCGCTGGACCGAAGAAACAAAGAATACGGCTACTTACCCACGACTAACCACTACTGCCGGAAATAATAATTATCAGAACAGCACTTATTGGATGTACAAAACCAATAGGTTCAACCTGAGCCGGGTACAGGTTACTTATGACTTTAAGGAAACTATTTTTAAGAATTCCTTTGTGCATGGCCTGAGTGTCTACTTCCTCGGCGACAACCTGCTTGTGGTGTCTAAGGAACGTAAACTAATGGAAACCAACATTGGAACAGCTCCGCAATACCGGTTCTACAACCTGGGTATCAGAGCTTCTTTTTAATGAACTAAAAAAGAGCATAGTTATATGAAAATATATTTGGCACTAATAGGAGCAGTAACCCTTGCATGCACTGGCTGCAAGAAATTACTGACTCCCGATGAAGAAAACCGGAAAACGGTTGAGCAGATGTATACCGATCCTGCTTATGCACAGGGATTTGTAATGAACGCCTATCGAACTATTCCAGGATATTATGATAACAGCGATTATGCTACAGATGATGCTGTAACCAATCAAAGAACCAATAATTTCCTGCTGATGGCTACTGGCTCGTGGACGGCAGCTAATAATCCACTTTCGGTATGGAATGCTTCCTACGGCGCTATGCAATACTTGAATCTGTTCCTTGCTAATGCCGATAAGGTAAAATGGGCAGAAGATCCCGAAGCCGCAGTGATGTTTAAAAGAAGAATGAAAGGAGAGGCCTATGGTTTACGCGGCTTGTATATGTATTTCCTGCTGCGTGCGCATGGAGGCATAGCGGAAGATGGGCAGCTAATGGGTGTGCCTATTATTACGGAAATTCAAACCACTGATACCAAAGATTACAACATGCCACGTGCCACCTTTGAGGCTTGTGTAAAACAGATTTATAAAGATCTCGATAGTGCAGAGGCTAATTTGCCGATGGAATATGCCGATATTTCCTCGTCTGCCCAGATCCCCGATAAATTTAAAAACTCCACACTGAAGCCGGAAGTCTACAATCGCGTAATGGGACAGTATTCTCGGCAACTCTTCAATAGCCTGATCGCTAAATCGTTCCGTGCAAGAGTTGGCTTGCTTGCCGCCAGCCCGGCTTTTCAGCATGCAAGTAATACGACTACATGGGCGAATGCCGCCGATTTTGCAGCTGCCATTATCGACTACAAAGGAGGTGTGAATGCACTGCCTGCCAACGGTGGAACGTTCTATGCCAACACTGGCGACATCGATGGCCTGAGCGGCGGAAATAATCCCAGCGAAATTATCTGGAGAGAAAACCTCCAAACCAACAATAGTGACCAGGAATCCCAAAACTTTCCTCCAACACTTTTTGGGAATGGCTACATGAATCCTACGCAAAATCTGGTGGACGCATTTCCAATGGCAAACGGGTATCCCATAACGCATAACAGTAGTCAATATAATGCGTCAAATCCTTACGCAGCAAGAGACCCTCGTTTTGCCAGGTATATTATTTATAATGGCAGTACAGCAGGTGTAAGTAATGCTGTAATCTATACAGGCAGTGCATCCGGTACCGATAATGGTATTAACATCCGGGAAACCTCCACCCGCACTGGTTATTATATGAAGAAACGCCTTCGTATGGACGTTAACCGTAATCCTGCTTCTATCACTGGAAAAAACAAGTATATTCCACGTATCCGTTATACAGAAATGTATCTTGCTTATGCAGAAGCAGCCAACCAGGCATGGGGCCCCACAGGAACGGGTACGCATACATATTCAGCCTACGATATCATCAAGAAAATTCGTAACAGGGCGGGTGTAGGCCTTACTAATGGAGATGCCTACCTGGAAGAATGTAAGTCCGATAAAAACAAAATGGCTGAACTGATCCAGAATGAACGTCGCCTGGAACTTTGTTTCGAAAGCTTCCGTTTCTGGGACCTCCGCCGCTGGAAGGCTAACTTGAACGAAGTCGCAAGGGGCATGGACGTTAATGGCACTACTTATCGCCAGTTTAATGTGGAAAACCGCTCTTTTGAAAATTATATGTATTACGGGCCAATTCCTTTTTCAGAAGTGCTGAAATACAGCAACCTGGTTCAGAATAAAGGATGGTTATAACCATTGATTGAATCGCAAATCTTAATGATATGAAACGATATAAAATTTTTACAGGAATATTTTCTGCTGCGGTGGCGCTGGTGGCCTGTAATAAAAATCAGGATATAACACATCCGGATTTCGACTACCAGACTGTTTATTTTGCATCTCAGTTCCCTGCAAGAACTGTTGTGCTGGGCGAAGACTTGCAGGTCGATAATACACTTGATAACGAACATAAGGTGAGCATTAAAGCTACCATGGGAGGTACAAGGGAAAATAAGAACAATGTAGTGATTGACTTTGAAGTAGCTCCATCGCTCTGCAATAATCTTTACTTTTCAGCGGCCGGCGCCAAAGTAACACCCATGCCCTCCTCTTATTATACACTGGCATCCAATAAAATAACCATCGCTCCAGGTAATGTTTTGGGTGGCGTGGAAGTGCAGTTGACCGATGCGTTTTTTGCCGATCCGTTATCATTGTCGAATAATTATGCCATTCCCTTGATGATGAAAAGTGTCCAGGGAGCTGATTCTATCCTCAGGGGCTCAACACTGGTAACCAATCCTAACCGGCTCTTAGATGCTGACTGGGTTATCAAACCTCGTGACTTTGTCGTTTATGTGGTGAAGTTCGTAAATGCATGGCATGGCAGTTACCTGCGCAGGGGAGTAGATGTGGTAAAAGGTAAGCCTGGCAATTCGAGTCTGGATCGCACCATTACAAGGAGAAAGACATATGTAGAGCAGGATGAAGTAAAAGCTACCACTACAAAATCTTTGCAATCGGTAGAACTGCCGCTGACTTTCCAAAACGCCAGCGGGGTGAATATTCCCATGAACCTGCTGTTGACTTTCGATAGCAAAAATGATAACTGTACTATTACAGCGTCAGGTAGCGGTTACACAGCTACTGGAACAGGTAAGTTTGTCAAGAAAGGAGAAAAGAACAGTTGGGGAGGACTCGATAGGGATGCACTCTACCTGGACTACAGCATAGACCATCCTCTGATGCAGATTACATCTAAAGACACCCTTGTGATGCGTAACCGGAATGTTGTCCCGGAATACTACACGCCGGTGGTAAAATAAAAAGCACGGATAAATGAAAACATAACGCCTTTACTAATGAAAGGCGTTATGTTTTATTAGCTGAATCTACAATTACATTAAAGCAACTATGATAAAACTAATTCTGAAAACAGCAGCAGCATGCTGTTTGCCTGTAATGCTCCACGCTCAGAATCCTGTGGTTCAAACCAATTACACGCCCGATCCGGCCCCCATGGTTTGGAAGGATAGTGTCTACGTATATACCGGTGACGACTTGCCAGGGTTCCCTTTTTACTATATGACCAAATGGCGTGTGTATTCTTCGGCAGATATGGTAAACTGGACCGATCATGGTGTTCCTATTGCGCTGGAGTCATTCTCCTGGGCGGTAGACCGCGCATGGGCGGCGCAATGTATTCAACGGAATGGCAAGTTTTACTGGTATATCTGCGCACAAACAGATCAAAATAATATGGCTATAGGTGTGGCTGTAAGTGACAACGCCACCGGCCCGTTTAAAGACGCCATAGGTAAACCGCTGATCACAACCGGCAGTTGGTCTAATATAGATCCCACCGTAGCCATCGATGACGATGGTCAGGCCTGGCTCTACTGGGGAAATGGCCAGTTGTTCTATGTTAAA
This window encodes:
- a CDS encoding SusC/RagA family TonB-linked outer membrane protein, producing the protein MKRINIRGCCILFTVSLLSMVTAYAQEKRDSLVNVAFGTIAQNDLLGGVSSVNVAELLKKNYGTSSLDNLQSFVGGYTGNVWGQAPLILVDGVPRRAADIRMVEIESISVLKGASAVVLYGGNAAKGVVLITTKRGDVHPLTIDVRANTGMFVPKGYPSYLKAADYMTLYNEASRNDGIAERYTQEQISKTAAGTNPYRYPDVDFFHSGYLKKAYSRSDVTTEIHGGNDFARYYTNLGMNYNNSIMNFGEQKKNRDFGFNLRANVDMNLNKWLTASTDAVAIIANNYTGRGDFWGASATMRPNWFSPLIPIDRFSAGNAGLKTIADNSNHVIDGKYLLGGLSTDATNAFGDMLAAGYIKTRNRTLMYNIGAKADLGNLVKGLSFKTGYSMDYTSLYSEAYQVSYATYEPTWSTVDGNDVITALRKYNNDLSTTNEVVGQTAYTQTMSFRSQFNYDRTFSGNHQVTAALLGWWYMTQFSSDADNNGGSTYHPIRNSNLGFQAGYNYKKRYYLDFSSAFIHSAKLPPGKRNALSPTVTAGWRISDEAFFKNNVSFIDNLKLNASYASVKQDLDITGFRLDGTTPTDYYLYDSYYGINGFLGGWYPWRDGVSGGFTAMSAQGANPNLTFVTRKEFRTGFDASLFKGLISLELNYFVQDTKGLLARGTTIYPAFFNGSGDFRPWLNFNNDRRSGADFSVNLNKKAGEFQYSVGVSGMFFSSKATRRDEIYLNSYQNRAGKSLDAYWGYVAEGLFQNQTEIDNHARQTFGGIVKPGDIKYKDVNNDGIVDNRDQVDLGRNGWAASPFTYGINLTMKWKNLTLFALANGQTGAIGFKNTSYFWVRGTSKFSDVVNGRWTEETKNTATYPRLTTTAGNNNYQNSTYWMYKTNRFNLSRVQVTYDFKETIFKNSFVHGLSVYFLGDNLLVVSKERKLMETNIGTAPQYRFYNLGIRASF
- a CDS encoding RagB/SusD family nutrient uptake outer membrane protein, with protein sequence MKIYLALIGAVTLACTGCKKLLTPDEENRKTVEQMYTDPAYAQGFVMNAYRTIPGYYDNSDYATDDAVTNQRTNNFLLMATGSWTAANNPLSVWNASYGAMQYLNLFLANADKVKWAEDPEAAVMFKRRMKGEAYGLRGLYMYFLLRAHGGIAEDGQLMGVPIITEIQTTDTKDYNMPRATFEACVKQIYKDLDSAEANLPMEYADISSSAQIPDKFKNSTLKPEVYNRVMGQYSRQLFNSLIAKSFRARVGLLAASPAFQHASNTTTWANAADFAAAIIDYKGGVNALPANGGTFYANTGDIDGLSGGNNPSEIIWRENLQTNNSDQESQNFPPTLFGNGYMNPTQNLVDAFPMANGYPITHNSSQYNASNPYAARDPRFARYIIYNGSTAGVSNAVIYTGSASGTDNGINIRETSTRTGYYMKKRLRMDVNRNPASITGKNKYIPRIRYTEMYLAYAEAANQAWGPTGTGTHTYSAYDIIKKIRNRAGVGLTNGDAYLEECKSDKNKMAELIQNERRLELCFESFRFWDLRRWKANLNEVARGMDVNGTTYRQFNVENRSFENYMYYGPIPFSEVLKYSNLVQNKGWL
- a CDS encoding DUF5627 domain-containing protein yields the protein MKRYKIFTGIFSAAVALVACNKNQDITHPDFDYQTVYFASQFPARTVVLGEDLQVDNTLDNEHKVSIKATMGGTRENKNNVVIDFEVAPSLCNNLYFSAAGAKVTPMPSSYYTLASNKITIAPGNVLGGVEVQLTDAFFADPLSLSNNYAIPLMMKSVQGADSILRGSTLVTNPNRLLDADWVIKPRDFVVYVVKFVNAWHGSYLRRGVDVVKGKPGNSSLDRTITRRKTYVEQDEVKATTTKSLQSVELPLTFQNASGVNIPMNLLLTFDSKNDNCTITASGSGYTATGTGKFVKKGEKNSWGGLDRDALYLDYSIDHPLMQITSKDTLVMRNRNVVPEYYTPVVK